In the genome of Paenibacillus sp. FSL R5-0766, one region contains:
- a CDS encoding ABC transporter ATP-binding protein, producing the protein MLRRFMSYYRPYKRLFILDFSCAIAAALLELAFPLAVNRVVDQLLPAGNWSMILAACVGLLGIYLLSSIFHYAVTYWGHKLGINIESDMRRELFQRVQKQSFRFFDNNKTGHLVSRMTNDLMDIGEIAHHGPEDLFIALMTLAGAFGIMLGINWQLAVMTFIIVPLMIYLSLYFSRKMSKAFKRMFADIADYNARVENNVSGIRVVQAFANEKHEVGRFVENNERFRLTKLITYRIMAWNSSLSFILMKFVSLFVLVCGTWFVIQGSMTYGEFIAFVMLSNVFLGPIEKINSVIETYPKGIAGFRRYLELLEAVPDVEDTPQAKPIPDVKGDIAFHNVTFSYGEHKPTLSQVNLDIQAGQTVALVGPSGGGKTTLCSLIPRFYDVDAGHISIDGIPVKDMTLESLRSHIGIVQQDIFLFDGTIRENIAYGKLNASDEEIWQAIRRAQLEELVQSQPDGLNTMIGERGVKLSGGQKQRLSIARMILKNPPILILDEATSALDTETEAAIQLALSELAQGRTTLVIAHRLATIRHADRIVVVENGTVAEQGSHEELLARKGSYSRLHQAQFG; encoded by the coding sequence ATGCTTCGCCGTTTTATGTCTTATTATCGTCCTTACAAAAGACTCTTTATCTTGGACTTCTCCTGTGCCATCGCTGCCGCTCTGCTGGAGCTGGCCTTTCCACTCGCCGTTAACCGGGTGGTCGATCAACTGCTTCCGGCTGGCAATTGGTCCATGATCTTAGCGGCGTGTGTTGGATTGCTCGGCATCTACCTGCTCAGTTCCATTTTCCATTATGCAGTGACCTATTGGGGCCACAAACTTGGCATTAACATCGAATCCGATATGCGGCGTGAACTGTTCCAGCGTGTACAGAAACAGTCCTTCCGCTTCTTCGATAACAATAAGACCGGACATCTGGTCTCCCGCATGACCAACGACCTGATGGATATTGGTGAGATCGCGCATCACGGACCCGAGGACCTGTTCATTGCCCTCATGACACTCGCCGGAGCTTTCGGGATTATGCTGGGGATCAACTGGCAGCTCGCCGTGATGACGTTCATCATCGTTCCGCTGATGATCTACCTGTCACTGTATTTCAGTCGCAAAATGTCCAAGGCGTTCAAGCGCATGTTTGCGGATATCGCCGATTATAACGCACGGGTAGAAAATAATGTGAGCGGCATCCGTGTGGTACAAGCTTTTGCCAATGAAAAACATGAAGTAGGACGTTTCGTTGAGAACAACGAACGTTTCCGGCTTACAAAACTAATCACCTACCGTATTATGGCCTGGAACTCTTCACTCAGTTTTATCCTGATGAAATTTGTATCGCTGTTTGTACTGGTATGTGGAACCTGGTTTGTCATTCAAGGCAGTATGACCTACGGGGAATTCATCGCTTTTGTGATGCTCTCCAATGTATTCCTCGGACCGATCGAGAAGATTAACTCTGTCATCGAGACGTATCCCAAAGGCATCGCCGGATTCAGACGTTACCTGGAGCTTCTTGAAGCTGTACCGGATGTAGAAGATACACCACAGGCGAAACCGATTCCGGATGTCAAAGGAGATATTGCTTTCCATAACGTTACCTTTTCTTATGGAGAACACAAACCTACGCTGTCTCAGGTCAATCTGGATATCCAGGCAGGCCAGACGGTTGCTCTGGTTGGACCTTCGGGCGGAGGTAAAACGACGTTATGCAGTCTGATCCCACGTTTCTACGATGTGGATGCAGGACATATCTCCATCGATGGCATTCCGGTGAAGGACATGACGCTGGAATCACTGCGCTCCCATATCGGGATTGTGCAGCAGGATATTTTCCTGTTTGACGGAACAATTCGTGAAAATATTGCATACGGCAAACTGAATGCTTCCGATGAAGAAATCTGGCAAGCCATTCGCAGGGCCCAATTGGAAGAGCTGGTACAATCCCAGCCAGATGGACTCAATACCATGATCGGTGAACGTGGCGTGAAATTGTCCGGCGGACAGAAGCAACGTTTATCCATCGCAAGAATGATCCTGAAAAACCCACCTATTCTCATTTTGGATGAAGCTACATCCGCTCTCGATACCGAGACGGAAGCTGCCATTCAACTGGCCTTGTCCGAGCTGGCTCAGGGCCGTACGACATTGGTGATTGCCCATCGACTGGCGACCATTAGACATGCCGATCGCATCGTGGTGGTGGAGAACGGCACCGTCGCTGAACAAGGAAGTCATGAAGAACTTCTCGCGCGTAAAGGCTCGTACAGCCGACTGCATCAAGCCCAGTTTGGTTAA
- a CDS encoding ABC transporter substrate-binding protein, with amino-acid sequence MGRWMRMIGMLCLMLTLPGCVNQLDQRPGMIVEEEPITLRIAWWGGEFRNNATIAVINLYEKLNPHVNIEYEYSSFNEYWRKLAPHAAGNALPDIIQMDISYLSQYSSLQLLEDMTPYMQSGLIDTTDIEKEQLESGSLNGKTYGLSLGVNAMLSIYDPEVLKANDIELPTDTWTWADFDRMGEQLLGKGIYLGTYFTPEQFFAYYLRQYGSKLYAEDGKRLGYEDDGLFIEYFGRMQQLAEKKLIFAPDIWTSDIGQPDNDPFYLGEALFSWGYSNQFISTAQRYGKPLTISPMPGPNSQNGLFLKPGMFFSMAGNSRHKEEAAKFISFFVNDLDANLLLKGERGVPVSSSVKERMKLVVEPELAQVFDYIDWVADNSTQMDPPDPVGAPEVTAVLRELYDLLLFGKITPEQAAVEFRERANAILDR; translated from the coding sequence AGTTGGATCAAAGGCCAGGCATGATTGTGGAAGAAGAGCCGATAACGCTGCGAATCGCTTGGTGGGGTGGGGAGTTTCGCAACAATGCAACGATAGCCGTTATCAACCTGTATGAGAAGTTGAATCCACATGTGAACATCGAATACGAATATAGCAGTTTCAACGAATACTGGAGAAAACTTGCACCACATGCAGCAGGCAATGCGTTGCCCGACATTATCCAGATGGACATCTCCTATCTGTCCCAGTACAGTTCGCTGCAACTGTTGGAGGATATGACGCCGTACATGCAGAGCGGGCTGATTGACACGACAGATATTGAGAAGGAACAGTTGGAGAGTGGTAGCCTGAATGGAAAAACCTATGGTCTCAGTTTAGGGGTTAACGCCATGCTCAGCATCTATGATCCGGAAGTGTTAAAGGCCAATGATATTGAATTGCCAACGGATACGTGGACATGGGCGGATTTTGACCGGATGGGCGAGCAATTGCTCGGGAAAGGCATCTATCTGGGAACCTATTTTACGCCGGAACAGTTTTTCGCGTATTACTTGAGACAGTATGGTTCCAAGCTATACGCGGAGGATGGCAAGAGGTTGGGTTATGAGGATGATGGGCTATTTATTGAATACTTTGGCAGGATGCAGCAGCTCGCAGAGAAGAAGCTTATTTTTGCACCGGATATCTGGACATCAGATATTGGCCAGCCTGATAACGACCCGTTTTATCTGGGAGAGGCTTTGTTTAGCTGGGGGTATTCCAACCAATTTATCAGCACCGCTCAGCGTTATGGCAAACCCTTAACCATCTCCCCAATGCCTGGGCCAAACAGCCAGAATGGATTGTTCTTGAAGCCAGGCATGTTTTTCTCCATGGCGGGTAATTCCAGACATAAGGAGGAAGCTGCCAAGTTTATCAGCTTTTTTGTGAATGATTTGGATGCCAATCTGCTGCTCAAAGGGGAGCGGGGTGTGCCCGTCTCATCCAGTGTCAAAGAGCGGATGAAGCTGGTGGTTGAACCGGAGCTGGCGCAGGTGTTTGATTATATCGATTGGGTTGCGGATAACAGCACTCAGATGGACCCGCCTGATCCCGTAGGTGCGCCAGAGGTCACTGCGGTGTTACGTGAGTTGTACGATCTCCTGTTGTTTGGCAAAATTACGCCTGAGCAGGCGGCGGTGGAATTTCGTGAACGGGCGAATGCCATTCTGGATAGGTAG